The genomic stretch AAAGCTATTAAGTAGGATGAGCAAAGGATGCATGTTTCTTAATTACTGTGAAGAGATCACTTTCGTAGAAATCTTGTGATAGTGCACTACATGTTTGTTTGTTTACTGAACTACTGTATGTTATATGGCCTTCTTAGAAAAAACCTCTGTGATGTGGCTTCCTACTTCACCACTGAATTATTATTTCATtgattattccattattttttcTTGTTAAAACTGTTAGCTGGTAAGTGGTACACTAGTTTCGTAGAGCAAATGTTCTCCCTGTCCCTTTCAGTTATGCTATGAAATGTAATTTGATGGGCACCTTAAATGTGGACTAAAAAATTGTACAAGGTGTACCGGTATAGAGGAGCTACTGTATCCGGTGATCCTGCCACTATCTTTCTACACCAATTTGCTGTGAAGATGTCCCTAAGCTTCTGATCTCCTCTGAATCCTGTTGCTAGAATCACAATATCACTTTTTATGCTTTCCTTCTTGTCTTGCAGGATTATTCCATCATTAGAGAAGTTGAATGCCTTGGATTTCTTGAGAATAATGCTGCCATCGTCAACCCTGTCATAGAACCCTTCTGGCAGCATTGCAATTGAGCACGAGGACATAGCAAAGGAGAAGCTGTAGTCAGGTACCATCCCATGCTTTTGTAAGGGAATGCTCCACTTGAAGTAAGTTTCAATCACTTTTGAGATCGCCCATCGCTGAAACAACAGATAAACTTTCATCTTTCAGGATTCTGCAGCTTATTGTCTGAATGTGTCTTCATTTGAAAATATATTCTTACTTACCAAGGGAGATAGTGCAGTAGCCAACATATAACGTAGAAATCCTTCACCAGGTTTGTGAAGTAGCAGCTGTGAGATGCGATTTAGATAGAAGTAACTGAGGTCAACTCCCCATATGCTAGACTTGTGGACCAGCCAGTGCTTTGTTCTATATATGATGGTGCATGGCTGATCTGCACCTGCATTGAAATTGAAGACTCAATGTAGTAGAATTACTATTTCTAGTTATTGAGGCACTAATTCTGTACTCACCATTCACCTTGGCAACTTCTGCAGCAATGTCAAATGCTGATTTTCCAGAGCCAACTATCGTGACATGCTTCCCCTTAACAAAATGAGCAACATTATCCATGTAAGAATAGTCCAGTGAGTGCAATATTTTGCCCTTGAACAACTCAGGCCCATTTGCTGGAAATTCTGGGATATTTGGGGTTCCACTATGCCTTCCAATGCACAGGATGAGAAAATCCACCTGAAGAACCTGTGACGGGAGATTGCACAAAAAGTGTTGTAGTATGGTATCCAAGTTTGTTCCATATGTTAGATAAAAATTTAGTAGCAGTGTATCTGGATTGTTTTTTCTATGGAATTTCAGTCTCACCAGTTCTCTTCCTACGCACCAATATAAGGTTGATACATAGGACAAAAAAGATATCAATCTGAACTCTCTGAACGTAGGTAATGTCAATGGAATATACTTACCTGAGTGTCACCAACTTTCAAGTCTTTCACTGTGATGCGCCAACCTCCATCCTTCCCAGTTCCGAATGCTGTCCCATTCCCAGACCATTGCTTCCAGCTCATTATCTCTTCCTCAGTCGCACCAAGATACTCAACACCAAGCACCTGGCTATTGAACTTGATGTACTTTAGGAGTTGAAATTTGCAAGCATATGACCTTATATACTCCATGACCTTGTAGTGGCTGGGGTACGTCTCCGTCACACTCTCTGGCCAAGCCATATCTGAGAACCGGAATGCTGTCGTTGGCGCTTGAAGCCTTGTCGACTCCAAGGTATGTGCCCACACTCCACCGATGCTTCCATCAGCCTCAAACACCACTGGACTAAACCCCTTGTCGAGCGCATGCTTGCAGGCTGCTAGGCCGCTCACACCTGCACCAACAATTCCCACCCTATTCCTCTCCATGCTCTTGCTCTGCTTCTTGAAAGGGAGGGAGTAGTGCTTctgggaagggagggaggagagaggagggaggagggaggggagtcTGTTCTGTGTCCTTTATACAACGTTCACGTTTGGTTCTTTGGATAAGTTAGATTTTTTGAGCTGTTGGATCTTTACATATGGAGCCAAAGGCCGAACCACCACCACTTGCCAGGTTGTTTGGTTGTTTCAGGGTTTATTCCTGTCAGCCTACTTGCTGTCGGTTGTCTTTTGTGTTCAGTCTTCAGTGCCTCAGTGCCCGGAAATCCACGCAGAAAATCTGATGGGTGACTTTTTAAGTAATTGTTTGTTATAGGCCCCTTTCAAATTTAAATACCTACCAACACAGCATCCAAGGTTAGCTAGTGAATACTATCTTGGGCTGTTGAGGTTGATGTACTGATGTGATGTTACACACATTGTATTGCAAATATCAAATTGCTAGGATTGTCTTAGTTCACCTTTAGAAATTCTCTTATGGCCATAACCTACAAAGATATGTATGAGCACTTAGCTTGTTGACACAATTCCACGTTGGTGTGCAACTTTTTGATTCACTTGAGTGCATTTTGATGACACTTTTATCAGAAGTGGGCTTGTTTGAGTGGTGAACGTCATCTAGCTGGATATCTAGATAAGGACTGGTGTCATTTGGATCCACTACTGCTTTGTGTTGGGTAATGCCCTATTTGTTGGTGTTGATTACACTTGATCGAAAGAGACATTTTTGTCTGGGAATATAGTGTGCACTTGAATCGTGCAAGCTAAGTCTGACCATCTGAAGAGAGTTGGAGAACAAGTTCTGCTATATTATTCTAACCTTAACGTGGTTCGTGTGCGCTTAACACGTTAGTCAGTTGATACGAAACATTCAGTCAAAATATCATCCTGATGCTGACCTAGAATGGCTAACCCATGAAAATGAGTCCTGTTAGTGTTAGACCTGTAGTGCCAATGGTATTTTGTGTTAGCTCACTGCTCTTGTCTCAGCATCCATATTTCAGGGCTATTATTTCAGCAACACTATCCTATGATTGTCCTGTTGATCAAGCATTAAAAAAAAGTTCGAAGAAACCCCTAGATGGTTATGATTTAACAGAAAATGACAAATTTAGTCCAGTGACGGTTTGGATTATGCATTCTCATATGGGCTCGACACTTTCTGAATTTGATTCACAATTGCATATGATTTGTCCAGGGGACCGGGACCTGATGAAATTTCAATTTGTTTAATTTCAGCGTAATCTGCTGGCCCATAACGGAGCAGCCAGTCTGCCAGGAACCGCTTGATCCACCTGTGCTCAACCCCCCCACATGTCTCCGCACCGCTGAAGCCGCGGAAAAAAGCGTCACTGGATATCGGCGTAGTCGACGGCGCCGTAGGGCTGGAACCACTCGGCGAGgagccccttcttcctccttgggtCGTAGCCCATGTCGCGGCACAGCTCGTCGTTGTACCAGATGTTCACGGCGCCGAGGCACGACCGCCGGAACCTCTCCCCGTTGCTCCGTCGCATGTACCCGCCCCACTCCGCCACGCTCTGCTCCATCCGCGCCACGCCCGGCAGCCGGAACGCGCCGTCCAGGAACCGCGCCACCCACTTGGCCATCATCTCGATCGAGAAGATGTTGGTCAGGCTCTCCGAGTACCCGATCACCGCCATCTGCGGGATCCGTGGGTGCACGCACTCCCTGCACGCATTCACAAGTTTGTGAAACGAACCAAGAAGAATGAGCTCCTATCCTATGACTGACTCACCTGTAAAGAGGGACGGTGGTGTCCGACGAGCCGGCGACGATGTCCTTCACCCGGGGCGACACGAACATGTCCCTGAGCTTCTGATCGCCGCAGAACCCTGTGGCGAGTATCACCAGGTCGGCGGGGACGACGCGCCGGTCGGCGCCGTCCAGCACCAGGCCGTCCTCGCAGAAGCTGAACGCCCCTGACCGCCTGATGACGATGCTGCCGCCCCTCACCTTGTCGTAGAACGCGTCTGGCAGCATGCCGATGTTGCACGACGAGATGGACCCGGCGAACCCGAGCTCCGGCTCCATGCCGTGCTCCCGCATCGGTATCGCCTTCTTGTAGTATGCCTCCGTCACCTTCGATATCAGCCACGCCTGCAGAGAATGTCGAGTGCAAGGAGCAAGCAAGTCTCTGAatacattttcttttttgtggTTCATGCGTTTTGCGTACCAAAGGCGTGAGCAACGTGGCGAGGAGGGTCGACGCCAGGCCGGCGCCGGGCTTGCGCACCATCAGCTGCGCGAACCGGTTCATGTAGAGGTACCCCAGGTTGAGCTTGCCCCAGACGTTGACGTCGTGCAGCAGCCATTGTGGGCTCCTGCAGACCATCGTGCACGGCCGCTCGGCGCCTGACCAACAAGAAACGAAGAGGTGGCAATAAGCACGCGTCATCAGAGCGTCAGGGGACTCTTCCATGTCGAAGGCGACTGACCGTTGGCGTCGGCGCACTCGGCCGCGATGTCGAAGGCGGACTTGCCCgagccgacgacggcgacgcgctTGCCCCTGaccagcgcggcggcgtccgcgtcgTTCATGTCGGAGAAATCCATGGAGTGGAGCACCCGCCCGCGGAACGCGTCGGGGCCGACGCCGGGCGGGAACTCCGGGATGTTGGGCACGCCGCTGAATCTCCCGATGCACAGGATCAGGAAGTCGAACTCGTACGTctgcgcgcggcggcgaacCCGAACATCAGGCAACCTTAGTCGATGCCAATCCTGTACCCTCGCTCTAGTGCTCCGACACGTCCTTGGAGGCTCAGAACACGTACCTGCGTGGCGTCGGAGTCGCCGTGACGCACGGTGAGGCGCCACCGGCCAGCGCCATCACCGCCGAACGCCTCGCCGTTGCCCGCCCACAGCTCCGCGTTAGCGCCGTCGTCGGTGCCGACGAACTCCGCGGCGACGACCTTGCTCCGGAACCTGACGCAGTCTTCGACGCCGAAGCGGCGCGCGTAGGCGGCGAGGTACGCCACGACCTGGTCGTGGCGCGGGAACGCGTCGGCGTCTTCCGGCCACGGGAAGTCGGAGAAGCGGTAGCCCTGGTTGGGCGACTGCAGCCTGGTGGTGGCGAGCGTGCGCGTCCACaggccgccgacggcggcgcccgccTCGAACACCACCGGGCGGAAGCCCCGCGCCAGGAGGTGCTTGGACGCGGCGAGCCCGCTCGTGCCGGCGCCGACGATGGCCACACGCTTCGCCGCCTTGTGATCCATTGACGCCGCCGCTGTGTCTGGTGGTCCTTGCCGGCAGCTTCGGTGCGGGTGGATCTCGGGGGCGACCAttttagtatttaaatattggCGCGAGGCATGTGCGGTGTTTTTCAATGCCGGGATTTGATCTCTTATTTTGGTTTGATTCGGTATGGGTTGAAGTACGGGCGATTCAACGGTTGCTGCGGAAATTTTTGCTCGGATCTTTGCAGCCGGGAACGTGCAACGATGGAACAAATAGCGTCTAATAGTGTACAACCCTTCCGTAAGTATGGACGGTAATACCATTTTCCTTGATTCAGGTTTCTCGACCCAGTCAATGCAGGAGCTGGGTACTATGCCACGGACCTGCCGCGGTTTGATTTTTGCTGAAGTCAGAAAGCACATGTACTGATGTACCGGGACTCCCTATCTTGTGAAAGATGATTAAGGTCAGTCTCAATGAAAGTTTCATAGGAGTTTTATGAGCAACTTTCTATCTTGTGAAAGATGATTAAGACCAGTCTCAATGGGAGTTTCATAggagtttcatgagcattaaatttgTTGCCACATCAGTaaaattgctgacttggcaatATTATTATGAGGGAGAGTTTCATCGTAtaagagaggagtttcatcccttTGACATTCAACTAGTACAGTCATCGTAtaagagaggagtttcatcccttTGACATTCAATTAGTACAGTTACCAAGTTTTCAGTTTTGGTAACTGTATAATGAAATTGTGCAGTTAAACTGGTCTAAGCTATGCATCTTACATTGGGCCGATCAACTTTAGCCATTGCAGTTCACCAATCACCCACCTCGAAAATGCTTTAACAATCAACATCTTGTTACACTGAATTAAACAATCTATGAACACTGTGTTAACATTTGAGATgggctaattcaacatttttagggTTGGCTAACTAACAACATATCCTAGCTCGCCCACATCATATGCCTCCCACCAGATACATCTTGCGGAAAAAAGTGAATAGAAAATATATGATGCACCGTGGATATTAATGGACCACCGTTTTTTTTCTCGCTTCACAATTCAACCCAGCTCTTAATTATTTTTAACTAAAACCATATAATATCTTAGTTTGTTCTATTTTAAACTCGTTTTCAAATACTCGTACGGCAATTAATGGTACGAGGTTTTTGTGCCATCGCGTAGGTATCTCCGCTGAATAGTCGCAGCCTTCGGTGCAAAGAAATCGTGAGAAAAAAGGGGCAGCCTGGGGACTTGGCACAGCTGAGTTCTTGTTCTTCGGCGCATTTGTTCCCTTCTTGGACCGGCACTGCATTTCGTGAATAGCAAGAAGCACAGGCCTTTTCGCGGTGTGGGAGGGGCATAGCACAGGTCAAAGCTTAGCCGCAGTCCTTTTCAAAATATAAAAATTATCCATTGCACGCGTGTTCTgcgttcttcttctttttcttcttcattccttttcttttcttgacaAAACGAGCAGGTCAGCATTTCAAGAAATTGCcctggagtttttttttttttaggtTCATTGCGCTGGAGTTCTTCCGGACGAAGAATAACCAGAAATCCAAACCTACACCGAAGAGCCTAATGGGCCTACAAATTGGGCCTCCAATCGCCCAGCCCAACCAGTGcggcctccttcctcttcctcattcAACCAACAGTGCCCCCTGACCTGTGTGCCAAACTCGCACTCGACGCTCCGTTTCTCCCCAGCTTGCAACGCCGTTGCGATGGGTCTCCACCCCATCGATAAACCCTAGCTCATCCTCCTCCCATCCCAGCTCGTCTCTCCCATCGGGCTACCACCTCCAGGTGAGAAGCTACCCCGAATCTCACTTCTCTTACCTTGGCGCTGGCCCGATTGGCAATGCCCGTTCGTCTTGTTCTTCGAATGTCAGTCGTGGGATTGCTTTTAGGGTTCTTGATCTTCGATTGAATTGAGCGGCAGCGTGTGTAGTCGTGGGTATTTCTTGTTCCAAAACCAGCTATACCAACCCTCAATTTCTAGGCTCGCAGCTCCATGGTTTTAGACTTTTAGTCTGACCTCATCTCAATGGCATTTTGACACAATTTTTTGATTCTTGGaataaattgtttttttttacccCCAGTGACCTGGAAATTTGTCGAGGGATTGTACACTTAGATGCGTTAGTCTTCTAGGATTACACCTTTTATTGTCATTGCTTGACTCTCTTGGTGATATGAATTGTGCTTGTCAGACATTTAGGGAAGTAGTACCTTTGGTGCTGCAGAAGTTAATTAATTTGGCtgtagaaaaaaagagaatgcAGGGTGCATACCTTTACTGTTAAGGCATCCTGTTCACTGTGGTTGCGAGATGAAATCAAAATCAtgcttttcctttttctataaAAGGAACAATAGAATCTACTGAAGTTGTGTGGCATACTGTAAGTTTGCAGTGAATTTCTTTGTCATATATGGCTCCATCGTTTATCATAAATGAACGGAATCGAATACACAATAAACTTTGAGAGGTATCTGATTGGTACCTGGCTACCATATGTTATGAATGCGATATGGCGCCGAGGTCGACGAGGAGAGCGCAGGGGAGAACGCAGGAAGAGATGAGCTTGAGAGTTGGAACGGAGCAAATAATGCGGCGGCGAGCTGTTGTCGCCGGCGGACAAGGAAGTTTCCCTTGCCACCGTCGAAGAACAGCTCCCACCCTGAATGGGAGAGCTTTATTCCTTCGATGATCCAATCTAATACAAACTACTGGCCTTTATAGAATAGGCATCAACTTAACTCACAAGCAACTAACAATCGTAACAAACTACTATCCTATCCCGTTCCCACTTGATCCGAAACAGCTCAGCCACGTTGGTTTGTTGCCGTGTCAGTTGTGGACTCTCCCTTTTTGCGCCTGCTATACGTGTTCCTATAGAAAAAGGAGTCCacaacaccttccccctccccgACAAACAGCCTGTCCTCGAGCTGAAATTGAGGATAAGAGGCCTTGAAATCCTCCACCGAAGTCCAAGTTGCATCCGCAGCTGAATGACCTTGCCACTGCACCAAGACTTCCCAGACACCCCGGTATAGGCGAGCATAAATCACCTTCTCAGGAGCAGGAACAACCCGACCATGTACCAATGGTGGCAATGGTACTAGCGCACCAACAGGAGGAGCACCCATGAACTTCTTGAGCAAAGAGACATGGAACACATCATGAATGCGAGCATGAGCAAGCAATTGGAACTTATAAGCAACGGAGCCTACTCGTTGCAATACCTGAAAAGTTCTGTCCAGAAATTGCTTGTGAAAATCGGGTCATGATCACTGACAATGGAACAAGGAAACCCATGTAGTCTCACAATACCATCGAAGAAAGCCCGAGCGGCTGAATTAGCAGAATAAGGATGACCCAATGGAATGAAATGAGCAAATTTCGAGAACCGGTCAACCAGTGTCAAACCTTAGATGGAACTGGTAAAGGTTGTAACAAACCTGTCGGGTGCAAATGTTCGGAATTGTTGGGTTGACAGACCTGATAGCCCCGAACAAATTCACGAACCAAGCGACTAGCGTGGGGGTTGTAGAAGGACATACGGAAATGGTGCAGAGTTTTTTGAGTACCCTCATGGCCCGTGGTGTGCGCATCCTGTAGCAACTGTGGCCACATAGGGGAATCATCAGGGACATATGGGTGACCTTTAAAGAGAAGAAGACCATCCACCTCAGACCACCGTTCCGGAGCCGAACCTGCAAATATTTGTGCCTGCAAGTCCACAACAAAAGCATCAATAATCAGTTCAGTGCGCAGGGCGTCGAACACCTCGAATGCTGGAAGAGAAAGTGCGTAGAGCAGGGTAGCATTCTCATCCCAGCGTGACAACGCATCAGCAGCAATATTTAGTTTGTCGAGCCTGTATTCCACTGTTAAATCATAGCCAAACAACTTACTAACCCATGTGTGTTGTGGAATCATCGACAGACGTTGATCGAGAAGAAACTTCAAACTCTGGTGATCTGTGCAGACTGTGAATGGGCGGCCCCAAAGGTACGACCGCTAGTGGCGAACTGCCTTAACCAACCCGATCAGCTCGCGCTCATAGGTCGGTAGCTTGGCGTGATGGGCCGCCACAGCGCAATTGAAGAAAGCGATGGGGCCATTGCTCTGATGGAGAACCGCGCCAAACCTAGCGCCCAAGGCGTCACAGTCGACGACGAAGCGCTTGGTGAAGTCCGGCAGATGAAGCAAGGGTGCTGCCATGAGTGCCGCCTTCAGAGCCTTGAACGCCTGGTCCGCAGCCGCTGTCCACCGGAACACATCCCCCTTGAGCAAAGCAGTGAGCGGCGCGGCCACCGTCCTGTAGCCCGCAATAAACTTACAGTAGTATCCAGTGAACCCTAGGAAGCCGCGGAGGGCACGCATGGTGCGCGGCTATGGCCAAGCCACCAAAGCCTCCACTTTGGCCGGGTCCATGGCGACCCCGGCAGCCGAGATGACGTGGCCAAGATATGCCACAGACTCCTGCCCAAAATAACACTTGGAACGCTTGGCGAAGAGCTGGTGATCGCGCACCAATTGCAGCACCATCTGGACCTGTTGTAAATGTTCTAACCACGACGAGCTATAGATGACAATATCATCAAAAAAGACAAGGACGAACCGCCGTAAGAAGGGCTTCAGGCTAGCGTTCATCAATGCTTGAAACGTGGCTGGCGCGTTAGTGAGGCCGAAAGGCatgaccaagaactcaaagtgGCCGTGGTGGGTACGGAACGTCGTCTTGGCCACATCCTCGGGGTGCATGCGCACCTGGTGGTAGCCACTCCGGAGGTCGATCTTGGTGAAGAATCTGGCGCCACGAAGCTCGTCGAGGAGCTCGTCGACCACCGGAATTGGGAACTTGTCTTTCACCGTCTTGTCGTTGAGCTCTCGGTAATCCACGCAAAAACGCCATGAGAATGGCGACGTCGAGACACGGATGATGCCCTGGGCTAGCATGTTCTCGCACTGGCGCTCGATTTCATCCTTCAGCAGCTGGGGGTAGCAGTACGGCCAGACCGCGACGGGCGCCGTGCCGGGTAGGTGGATGCAATGATCTTGACGATGTGGCGGTGGCAGGCCCCGAGGTTTGGCAAAGATGTCGCCGTATTGCTGCAGGAGGTCCTCCATCAAATCCCGTGTAGCGGTGAGGGCTGCTAAGCTGACGTCTGTGCCGCCAATGCCGTGCCACAAGATGGCACGTCCCTTGTACTGGAATGCCATGGTGAGCTCGTCGAAATCCCATGTGATTGGCCCTACCGTCTTGAGCCAATGGACGCCGAGGACGACATCAAATCCATCCAGCGCCAAGGCATAGCAGTCAATGGAGAATGTTTCGCCGTGGATGTCGAACGGTGTGGCCGTGCAGATTCCTGGGCAGCCCAACCGCTCCCCATTCGCGACTTGGACGTGCAGACCAGTCCGGGGTGTGACGGCGAGGCCGAGACGGTGCGCGACGTCGTTGCGGATGAACGTGTGTGTGGAGTCGGAATCCACCAAGGCGGTGAGCTCGACGTTAATCCGCACGCGAAGGCGGATGGTGTCGGCTGCGGTGACGCTGGTGAGTGCATGTAGCGAGATGCGCACGTTGTCCTCGGAGATGTCTGTGCCGTCAACCTCCGTCTCCTCCATGGACAAGCAGAAGACCCCGCCGTGGCTAGAGCACTTGTGATCCTTGGTGAATTTTTCCGGACAGAAGTAGCACAGGCCGCTAGCTCGTTTCTCCGCGATCTCGTCGGCGCACAGGCGGTGGAAACGGGAACGCAGTTGTTCGTTCGGTTTGGTGGCCGCGGATGCGGATGGCATGGTCGGTGCGCGTGGGTGAGGT from Setaria italica strain Yugu1 chromosome II, Setaria_italica_v2.0, whole genome shotgun sequence encodes the following:
- the LOC101775611 gene encoding probable flavin-containing monooxygenase 1, yielding MERNRVGIVGAGVSGLAACKHALDKGFSPVVFEADGSIGGVWAHTLESTRLQAPTTAFRFSDMAWPESVTETYPSHYKVMEYIRSYACKFQLLKYIKFNSQVLGVEYLGATEEEIMSWKQWSGNGTAFGTGKDGGWRITVKDLKVGDTQVLQVDFLILCIGRHSGTPNIPEFPANGPELFKGKILHSLDYSYMDNVAHFVKGKHVTIVGSGKSAFDIAAEVAKVNGADQPCTIIYRTKHWLVHKSSIWGVDLSYFYLNRISQLLLHKPGEGFLRYMLATALSPLRWAISKVIETYFKWSIPLQKHGMVPDYSFSFAMSSCSIAMLPEGFYDRVDDGSIILKKSKAFNFSNDGIILQDKKESIKSDIVILATGFRGDQKLRDIFTANWCRKIVAGSPDTVAPLYRECIHPRIPQLAIVGYSESLTNIYASERMANWVAHFLAGGFKLPSIACMEKSVAEWAKYKNIYNGKYFRRSCISTVNIWLNDLLCQDIGCNPKRKKGFLAEWFQPYGPADYAGLY
- the LOC101776016 gene encoding uncharacterized protein LOC101776016 isoform X1, coding for MVAPEIHPHRSCRQGPPDTAAASMDHKAAKRVAIVGAGTSGLAASKHLLARGFRPVVFEAGAAVGGLWTRTLATTRLQSPNQGYRFSDFPWPEDADAFPRHDQVVAYLAAYARRFGVEDCVRFRSKVVAAEFVGTDDGANAELWAGNGEAFGGDGAGRWRLTVRHGDSDATQTYEFDFLILCIGRFSGVPNIPEFPPGVGPDAFRGRVLHSMDFSDMNDADAAALVRGKRVAVVGSGKSAFDIAAECADANGAERPCTMVCRSPQWLLHDVNVWGKLNLGYLYMNRFAQLMVRKPGAGLASTLLATLLTPLVRKTHEPQKRKCIQRLACSLHSTFSAGVADIEGDGGILQEGDTDAGARHGAGARVRRVHLVVQHRHAARRVLRQGEGRQHRHQAVRGVQLLRGRPGAGRRRPARRPRRPGDTRHRVLRRSEAQGHVRVAPGEGHRRRLVGHHRPSLQGVRAPTDPADGGDRVLGEPDQHLLDRDDGQVGGAVPGRRVPAAGRGADGAERGGVGRVHATEQRGEVPAVVPRRREHLVQRRAVPRHGLRPKEEEGAPRRVVPALRRRRLRRYPVTLFSAASAVRRHVGGLSTGGSSGSWQTGCSVMGQQITLKLNKLKFHQVPVPWTNHMQL
- the LOC101776016 gene encoding probable flavin-containing monooxygenase 1 isoform X2, whose translation is MVAPEIHPHRSCRQGPPDTAAASMDHKAAKRVAIVGAGTSGLAASKHLLARGFRPVVFEAGAAVGGLWTRTLATTRLQSPNQGYRFSDFPWPEDADAFPRHDQVVAYLAAYARRFGVEDCVRFRSKVVAAEFVGTDDGANAELWAGNGEAFGGDGAGRWRLTVRHGDSDATQTYEFDFLILCIGRFSGVPNIPEFPPGVGPDAFRGRVLHSMDFSDMNDADAAALVRGKRVAVVGSGKSAFDIAAECADANGAERPCTMVCRSPQWLLHDVNVWGKLNLGYLYMNRFAQLMVRKPGAGLASTLLATLLTPLAWLISKVTEAYYKKAIPMREHGMEPELGFAGSISSCNIGMLPDAFYDKVRGGSIVIRRSGAFSFCEDGLVLDGADRRVVPADLVILATGFCGDQKLRDMFVSPRVKDIVAGSSDTTVPLYRECVHPRIPQMAVIGYSESLTNIFSIEMMAKWVARFLDGAFRLPGVARMEQSVAEWGGYMRRSNGERFRRSCLGAVNIWYNDELCRDMGYDPRRKKGLLAEWFQPYGAVDYADIQ
- the LOC106804166 gene encoding uncharacterized protein LOC106804166, with translation MDEEKVWMASLHLKGVASQWYYQLKRDFGVVSWPRFAKFVTLRFGPPIRSNTLGELKVLYRTGTVEEYQRQFLTLLFRYDQLGPQHQIDLFTSGLGQPLSSDVEMQRPSNLQTAMSLARAFELRSKEAERAINATPSRSTPHPRAPTMPSASAATKPNEQLRSRFHRLCADEIAEKRASGLCYFCPEKFTKDHKCSSHGGVFCLSMEETEVDGTDISEDNVRISLHALTSVTAADTIRLRVRINVELTALVDSDSTHTFIRNDVAHRLGLAVTPRTGLHVQVANGERLGCPGICTATPFDIHGETFSIDCYALALDGFDVVLGVHWLKTVGPITWDFDELTMAFQYKGRAILWHGIGGTDVSLAALTATRDLMEDLLQQYGDIFAKPRGLPPPHRQDHCIHLPGTAPVAVWPYCYPQLLKDEIERQCENMLAQGIIRVSTSPFSWRFCVDYRELNDKTVKDKFPIPVVDELLDELRGARFFTKIDLRSGYHQVRMHPEDVAKTTFRTHHGHFEFLVMPFGLTNAPATFQALMNASLKPFLRRFVLVFFDDIVIYSSSWLEHLQQVQMVLQLVRDHQLFAKRSKCYFGQESVAYLGHVISAAGVAMDPAKVEALVAWP